ATATATAATGGttcattttctttacttGTTCTCTTAAATATCGTCGTTGAATTCGTTTATCAAAtccaaataatatatgctctccatagataaatatataatcactttatataatatatatatcaatatgTAACatcaaatattaaatatgttatttttattcatttgaaAAAGTATAacaaaacataataataaagagtCCCTatcttgatttttttttttttttgtatgatttatattctttaaaaaagaatttaacatatttacaACATTCAATAATTATTTCAATTGAAAGAACTACATTCATAATAacaaatacaaaataaatcaatCCGGGTACCAATAACGACAAAACAAGCAGCGTCAACAACACCCCCCTCACCATTAATTTTTTGGTCAATTTTGTTAACTTTCGCTTAGTTTTTGATTCATTTTCGATATTTGAATCGACCCCATAATGCTCAGTCCCCACGAtatttctttcatttttcaaTTGTTTAAAGTCTTCTTCTGATACAGGATTATTTTGTATCAGTTCTATTGctaatttattattctttatattatcaagctctttttttgtttcttcTATTTCTTTGTGAAGTTCATCAATTAACTTTTTAGTTCTTTTATCTAAACTATTTAAATCGggtaatgtattattttctttatgcTTCTTTACATGTGAATCTATAATATTTCgaagatattttatttcttcatcatcatcatcattgtACTCATTAAGTTGATTTGCAAGACTCAAAGTTgattcataaaaataatttaaatcgaATCGGTTATCTGTATCCCCTAATATCCTATTATTTctaaaatttgttatattcCTTTCATGATATATGTTTCtctcatttatataatataattcctgaaaagaaatgaaatatttattaacatgtgtgtaattaattttaattaactTAAATGTTTTACCAATACAtcaaacaataatataaggTTAATGCAAAACAATAAATAcgataattataatgaaatattattaataataaagaagatAGTGTGTAACTTACATTTTTaacatattcaaaaaaacaaataataattgaaaaaaaaacaaattttaaaatactgACTCTCATTTTTagctttatttattaaataaatgaatatatctataaaaaacatggaatatatttcatttattaactttttccactttctataaaatttataattgttATAATCAATTTcgttatattcattaaaaccATTCattgatataaatattaaccTTTCTATAAAAGATAcacaatttttaatataatttataatgcATTAGTACATTTAGTGATACGGCTCTAATATATTGTGAacttttatatttccattattcCTTACATATgaaaactaataaatatcaattcaaataataaaatattagatacatatatattttatatattaatacatacaAACATATAATGAAAACATTAACCATCGTTGctatttacatttaaatggtttctaatttattatattttattgttgcATTCCtccaattttaaatattacttAATAATATTCTCCATTTTACTACCacttttttgtaaaaatattttttttcatagaTTCCTATATAATCATTctgtttataaatatatctcaTAATATACATCAtcaaataacaaaaataatacacaTGGAACCAGTTTATTTTTACCCCAAATCGAAAAATGAAACATACttaatcatatttatttaacagATTCTTAGACACTTTTCTCATTTAAACAATATTGTGacttttataattaataatgaaatacaaacaaatattataattccatcatatagaaaaattattttttattatgaaatATGAAACAAACTCTTGACATgtaccatatatatattatagacaaatttactatttaaaatataacataattaaaattatcacTTTGGATAATTTagttttcttttataaacaaaaaaaatcaaaaaaaaaaaaaaattaataaatgatacAGGGTCGGCCTCCATAACTTTCCGTATATTTAATAGTGATTTTTCCCCCGTGAATGGGGTTTATAACAGgggttttcatttttttcacatcaactgattttataattattgtaTCGCTCTTTCTCTCCATTTTCAGCTTggttaaaaattaatacacaCTTTCATTACAAAACCCCATTATAGTTGAAGGGAAATCCTTCATATCAAATGATGccatttattttctttcacCGTTTAATCAAATACGAAAAAAGcacaaaattttaatataattccCAAATCCCTTAAAATAAAACCAGATGAAACACAATCATTTCCGTTTACAACATTATTAGATAAACACCATACATATGATTCGATATCCAACATCATACAATATCcaataaattcaaaaaaacataaatccCTATTCCGAATTCGCCGAAAACATTTTAATTACAAACCATACTCATAATATGATACCTATCAATATATCCCGAAGAAATTcaattattaaaagaaaataattttatactgACTTAAAATATGTAACCAGTTTATACAAATAAAGATTTTAAAGAAGTTTATTATAACGTATTTTCGAaaattaatgataaaaatccATTGTATCAATTTTCTCCCCAAATAAATCCACAAGGTGTTAATTATGACCAGTTTAATCAATTAGGTGATAATATACAAACACCATCTGgatattcatttaattttaaatataatgcaTCATTGCAAAAAGTTAaacaaaaatttaaacaaaaagtatatccatcatttctttattttcaccattatatgaacatcacatcttcattttcaccattatatgaacatcacttctttattttcaccattatatgaacatcacttctttattttcaccaTTATATGAACATCACTCCTTTATTTTCACCATTATATGAACATCACTCCTTTATTTTACCCCTTTACAAACAAAAATTTCCATTCACCATAACAATATTAATGTACATTTATATGAACTTTATTCAAAATCTAAGAAATTAATCATAAACAACGAAGATGTATCCAATTTTCCAACATTTATTCATTTCTTCCACTATTTAATGATACAATAACATAGTTACTTTCCTATTTCATTTCAATGATCCTAATTTTTTGCTTGTTTACTTCCCcattattaattaatatcCTTATTCAAATAAGATAACACTATATATCCCCCAAAATACATTTCAATTTCAATTTCTTTCATGATTTTGcttaattttgttttaatttatgtgattttataatacttattaatctatatataatttatttaccactattataataaaaataaaacttcaATAACCATtacatacatttttataatattattttacacACTTACCACCattttaaatcaaaaatagaaaaatatatatctacaaaatgatcaaaatttaattattgactttttatttttctcatttCACATATATTATCACACCTATAACATTTAAACACTATATTacctttatttttacatatctCAATCAGAGtaaaaaatacaacaaaaatttaaatacaaaattCCATCATATACCAAATATATTGATTAATTCCTTCCTTttttaatcaaaatatatagaatttttaattataattatattataattttctttataaatattacatcactgtatttataataatgaacgAAATATATCTGACTTATTTAAAATGTGTATACTCTTTTAAATTCAAACCCATACACCTGCAACATTAAACCGGGACCCTggacattttttaattaccaaaaaaattaaatattcctatcttaatattatttattggattttattttgtattttattgttataataaactCTTATAATTACATTAATTCGctttatacatttattatattataatatttttacttaattatgcaaaaatcaAATTAACAAAACCATTATATTGTTGCCTTTTTGTTGGCAATAAATGTATTAACCCCAGGATCCAATAATTATGTTGAAGCAAACCCagaaattataaacaaaataaaaaaatgctaagtcgtttattaaaaataacaaagcTGCAGTTATATCTACTTTATTGCAACATTAGCATTAATATTTGGTACTATGTTTGGTGTAATCCATTATCAAAAGAATGAAATtactaataaataatatccaACAGTGAAACAAAACCCTTAACTGTTCCACGCGAAAACACAAACACAATATCAgataataaaagtatatcaTCAACAATAAAAAGTGATACCAAACCATCACCATATAATTATACAATAACATAGTATCCACCAATATCACATTGTAGTTACtgattcatattatatattttcatgaCATATTTGAGAATAAACCAAAAATTCAAGTATATCACACACTCtgtaaaaattaattgaTATAATTGATATAGTTAAACAAATGTCAATAATTCGAGACATTTAAGTatctttatattataaatctCCCTTTTTtgtaacattttattttaatttgtatatcccatatatatatgtaatcaTATATTggatttattaaaatgtgtcaatattttatattgcaATTCAAAACTTATATATATCCCCATCCTTCCTTTATAATGATTTAATTCCGATACACCATTGAAAAACCTTTTTGTTTTCCGATATTCCCCCATTTGTTAccataaaaaacatattcctcatataatacttatatgTCCTGTTACTTGTGTCAtttatagtaaaaataaaccGCGATTTATTCATTATTCCCAGTAGCATCACGACTTATTGTTTATTCCCAGTAGCATCACGACTTATTCTTTACTCCCAGTAGCATCACGACTTATTGTTTATTCCAAATAGTATCatgacatatttttatttgtaagtGATGTTTGATCTTAATACCATTATTGTAATGGAATTAATGAAGTGATCAGAATGATTCAATACAAATGTTACATTATatgtaatcattttttatattgttatttaaaacatataataccaatgtattttatgcatatatatacacattataataaaccaactaaaacatttttgctttaaaaaaaaattatatacattcatagaaaaaataaaatataacataaatgtAGAATGAAAATAAGCAAtttctttaaataaaaatattcataaaatgaacatattatgatatatataattcaatataaccatGAGCCCTGATCCCTAAACCTTTATTCCAATCTGAAATTGATTCTGAAGATGATATTAAAAgtggaaaattaaaaaaaatcttTGTTAACTTAAGTGGATACAttgttgaaaaaataaacaaatatgtttatatcgACTATGTAACCggtatacatattttaataacttaaaattttattccacattttgttttgttatttctttatcctattttacatttatataaatgtaaatatttccAATATATGCTATTCATCCACACAAaactataatattttcttttatatatttatacattattgttttttgttCACAGATTACTATTAATACCCCTATTATTGGAAATTTATTAACTGAAATAATTCACTCACCacaaatacaaaatattatgaGATTATGCATCATATTTTCCATGGAATAAATGTACATTTATCATAATGTTTTTTATCATCTTAATGTTGTAAtacattattaataaaataaatatcctTTCATATATCCTGtctatttaaattattgCCATAaccacattttttaatatactttGTTTCTGTACTATTTctcttattttcattatttttatacaacACCCCATCGTTATTATCAAccttataaattattaactaTATCAATCAAAATCCTCTAACTCATCtattaatgatttattttatctttctTAAATTTTATCTTTGGAACTCTTTCGAATTCCAAATgatgaatactaatatatttttagagttataaaaaaggaaGTTATAATTGAAATCAAATAAATCAGTCATACAACACTGTTTTATATAgattaataaaatacatatatttatattataatattacaaaaaatacattttttaattgtctATATAAGCCAAATTActtatattaatatgcagtttaattattatttttaatacttaTATTGAATTTTAAAGTCAGATTCAAAGAATCTGAACCCAAAACAAAaactataattatatttattattctaaAGAATCgccttttcttttataaagataaaaaataaacaacaaaaataaaattataaacggTACAGGATCGGCCTTCataagtttatatatatttaataatggaTATTTTCCCCAATAAGtggaatttataaaatccttagtctgtttttttttagatgaatttataattatttccaCTTTTTTCTTTCGATCATTTGAGTTTATAAACTGTTTATCCTGTTTTTTGGGAGTagatgaatttataaattgtttATCCTGTTTTTTGGGAGTagatgaatttataaattgtttATCCTGTTTTTTTGGAGTAGATGAATTGGTAAGCTTTTTATCCTGTTTGTTTTGATTAGATAAATTTATAgttattttcatttgtttttttcgaTCAGTTGGGTTTATAACTTCTTCTGTTGTTTCATTTGTatcaaacatatttatagcctttttcatctttttttttttctttgatTTTTTTCTCCATCCAAATGGCAAATACTaacataaaattatgaaaaatatataatattttatagtgaggaaatattttaaaaattgtatacttcacaattttctttttatttacctTGTACATAATAGCTAAAGCAATGggtattaaaataattaaaattgaaaTTCCCATGTTCTTGTATACGTTGAATGGATTATCACCTATTCCTGTTCTTCCATCTCTTTCTACGTCGGATATTGGAGTTTCTGGTTTCATCACTGGACGTGTCAATGATATTTGAGATGCTTCGCAACCCTTTTGATCAGAATCTCCTTTTTCAGATAGACTTTCTTGAGATGATGGTGGATTACTCCCTTGGTCTTTTTCCTCAGATATACAATTATTTGGTGCATAAGTTTCTATTGCTTTTTTAAGTTCTTTATTCACATGATTAATCGTGTTACCagcaaaatttttaaatttaccGTAAAAATCTGTTAACGTTGGCAACACATTTTCATATAAGCTATCTTTAATATTAGTAAACATACTACTAAAAAATGAACCataaaattcaaatatatttttaaaatctATATATCTCGAGGTATCTTTGCCTTTCTCTA
Above is a window of Plasmodium yoelii strain 17X genome assembly, chromosome: 9 DNA encoding:
- a CDS encoding fam-b protein is translated as MRVSILKFVFFSIIICFFEYVKNELYYINERNIYHERNITNFRNNRILGDTDNRFDLNYFYESTLSLANQLNEYNDDDDEEIKYLRNIIDSHVKKHKENNTLPDLNSLDKRTKKLIDELHKEIEETKKELDNIKNNKLAIELIQNNPVSEEDFKQLKNERNIVGTEHYGVDSNIENESKTKRKLTKLTKKLMVRGVLLTLLVLSLLVPGLIYFVFVIMNVVLSIEIIIECCKYVKFFFKEYKSYKKKKKSR